One genomic segment of Salinigranum rubrum includes these proteins:
- a CDS encoding DUF7266 family protein, translating into MSPPRPRGCTRGPRGRPGRGRGGQRRRALPFARDDRAVSTTLAYVLSLGIASLLISGLMFAGSGFVESEREQVIRSELVVVGQTLVADVEGADRLASTIDGTVSVRSSLPRRVGSSAYTITLTDQGGGVTEVTMTAASVDISVALRLVTNTPVAEGTVEGGELVIVYDAADSPPALEVQRA; encoded by the coding sequence ATGAGTCCGCCGCGTCCCCGTGGTTGCACTCGCGGTCCTCGCGGCCGGCCTGGTCGCGGTCGCGGGGGGCAGAGGCGACGCGCGCTTCCGTTCGCTCGGGACGACCGTGCGGTCTCGACGACGCTCGCGTACGTCCTCTCGCTCGGCATCGCGAGCCTCCTCATCTCCGGGTTGATGTTCGCCGGCAGCGGCTTCGTCGAGAGCGAGCGCGAGCAGGTCATCCGCTCCGAGTTGGTGGTGGTGGGCCAGACGCTCGTCGCGGACGTCGAGGGGGCCGACCGCCTGGCGTCGACCATCGACGGGACCGTCAGCGTGCGGTCGTCGCTGCCCCGCCGCGTCGGGAGTTCGGCGTACACCATCACGCTGACCGACCAGGGCGGCGGCGTCACCGAGGTCACCATGACCGCGGCGTCGGTGGACATCTCGGTCGCCCTCCGACTGGTGACGAACACCCCCGTCGCGGAGGGGACCGTCGAGGGGGGCGAACTCGTCATCGTCTACGACGCTGCCGACTCCCCGCCCGCACTGGAGGTGCAGCGAGCGTGA
- a CDS encoding DUF7289 family protein: protein MDSRGVSDTLGFVFVFALVLSTVGLTFTFGYSGLKDTRDFERLNNAERAFDVMGDNFDDIVRRGAPSRATEVKVADAQLGLEDATTVNVTVTNTSGVKQNVQYDIQPVVYEAGGGRIVYSNGAVFREDPGGAVVIRHAEFVLRQERVLLPVVNTRGGGGTESIGGTTTVLVRATSPDGQRQSFGFDIARTEPQSEVMVNVTSPRPAVWERELSRYDDADCDIDGNTVSCTVSNPERVYVQETLIGITFE, encoded by the coding sequence ATGGACAGCCGCGGCGTCAGCGACACCCTCGGCTTCGTGTTCGTCTTCGCGCTGGTGCTGTCGACGGTCGGGCTCACCTTCACGTTCGGCTACAGCGGCCTCAAGGACACGCGCGACTTCGAGCGGCTCAACAACGCCGAACGCGCGTTCGACGTGATGGGCGACAACTTCGACGACATCGTCCGCCGCGGCGCGCCGAGCCGCGCGACGGAGGTGAAGGTCGCGGATGCGCAGTTGGGACTCGAGGACGCGACGACGGTGAACGTCACCGTCACGAACACCTCGGGCGTGAAACAGAACGTCCAGTACGACATCCAGCCGGTTGTCTACGAGGCCGGCGGCGGCCGCATCGTCTACTCGAACGGTGCGGTCTTCCGCGAGGACCCCGGCGGAGCCGTCGTGATCCGCCACGCGGAGTTCGTCCTCCGACAGGAGCGGGTGCTGCTCCCCGTGGTGAACACCCGCGGGGGAGGCGGGACGGAGTCCATCGGCGGGACGACGACCGTTCTGGTCCGTGCGACGAGCCCCGACGGCCAGCGGCAGAGTTTCGGGTTCGATATCGCCCGCACCGAGCCCCAGTCGGAGGTCATGGTGAACGTCACGAGTCCGCGTCCGGCGGTCTGGGAGCGCGAACTCAGCCGGTACGACGACGCCGACTGCGACATCGACGGAAACACCGTCTCCTGTACCGTCTCGAACCCCGAGCGCGTGTACGTCCAGGAGACGCTGATCGGCATCACGTTCGAGTGA